In the genome of Choristoneura fumiferana chromosome 21, NRCan_CFum_1, whole genome shotgun sequence, the window CTGAGGTGTTACGATGTTTTGTAAAtagttactttatttatatattttttgactgAGAATAGTTATCAAATTCGATGTTCTCGTCTAGgccaatttatttattgttttattgaaataaactatATTATTTACACTGTAATGTTTGGTATTTCATTTTAGTGGTGAATATATCACTAGGCTGATAGACTGTAGCTTAGGGcggcaaaattttttttcttatagaaacaaaaaaacatgaggTATCTATGTACAGataagtaaaaatatgaacttattcaaatttccaaaaataagtaccacactcttattccgacgcaaggccgtagtaacatatttttgattggttcaaatagatacttatttttgcacttgactgtacccgGAGAAAACTGATgtcgaaaaaaatttttttttctgcaataGTTTCGTACGCATTGAACTGGGTTTCAAATTCTTACGTTCTCTCACTCACGGTGCTTTTCTTTACCGGAAAGAACACGAAAGCACCTTGATTGAAATCGTATACTATTTCTACGTAACGTGGAAACGGTTTTATCTGCACCTCGAACAACCCCgctaaaaaaaacacatgtaGTGATGTGCTGATTTCCGCTACAGGCTTGAATATCgataatattgaaatttcaCAGTTATACAGTCCACGTTTAAATTTCATAATCATCACAGTCCCAAGAGCACATAACATATGCTGTAAATACTCCGaatcaataaattttaaattattttgagaaACCTGTTGTGGAAAATcgcaaaaggtttttttaaaagtcaACACTGCAAGCATGATCGGCAAAGATGATCGGGGATTCGTTCGTAGGTTTTCGTAGAATTTGACGTTTGTTACGCGTGCCACTGGAGTGACGTTTGACTTGACGGATGCGTGATACAATAGATTGCgcataaaagtaaattaaaaattatattcatgTTTTTCTCGTAATTAACGAATAAAAATGGCTAAAACTAAAGTAACCGGAGCCACTAGCAGGTTAAAGCAGGATTATCTGCGGCTGAAAAACGATCCAGTGCCGTATGTGACCGCAGAGCCCGTGCCGTCCAACATTCTCGAGTGGCACTATGTGGTGCGAGGGCCCGAGAAAAGTCCATATGAGGGCGGCTACTACCACGGAAAGATCATCTTTCCGCGAGAATTCCCCTTCAAGCCACCATCGATCTACATGATAACGCCAAACGGCCGCTTTAAGACAAACACACGACTCTGTTTGAGCATCACAGACTTTCATCCGGACACCTGGAACCCCGCCTGGTCTATCTCAACGATCCTTACCGGCCTGCTCAGCTTCATGCTTGAGAAAACGCCCACTTGGGGCTCCATCGAAACATCAGATTACCAGAAACGCTGCCTAGCAGCTGAATCTCTCGAAATTAATATTAAGAACAAGATGTTTTGTGAACTGTTTCCTGATTTCGTGGAGGAGATCGAGCAGCAACTGAAAGAGCGGCAGGAGGCCATGCTGCACGCGGAGACGCCGGCCGGCGACGGCGAGCCGCTCACAGAGACACAGTCTAACATGTACTATATCATGACCAATTTATTTGTACTAGTTGGCTTTATTTTTCTCGCATACATGGTCAAATATGTCCTAGTCTCTATATCCAATGACTAGGCAAGACTATCAcaaaatttttaatgtaaatattgtaatttattttgtatataggCACTTATTCCATTGGAAGCATTATGATGAATTTGTTCCGGTTTCACTTGTGGTTTGTGCAACATGCCAGTATAAAATTGCAAGTTAATGCACATTGTGTGCTTTGTATTATGTTCATATTTAATCATCTAGTAAAATGTTATACTTCTAAGCTAATGTGATACATACTGTATGTTACCTATGATTGCTTGCTGTTGCTTTCATAGTGGTTTAAATAGATGCAATCATTTACTGTCAGTAAGATAATCTGTCACTCACTAGTATCGAAATTGCATTTACTGTTTAtctgatttatttaaaataattgagaaGCATATTATTTATTGAGTGTGGGGTAGGGAGGGTCGCAATGAGGTTTTGTTATTGGAacttttaataacatttaaggatttaattttttcttaaagaTTGCTGTCCTACTTTTAGCAAGTTGTGAAAGCTAACGCAGTTCCTTGTGTTATGAACATGATCTTAGCATAGAATAGAAAATTTATGttcacattattatattagCCCTATTTGGACCAGCTTTTACAGTCGACTGCATCTAGCCAGCCTTAAGCTAGAGTGAGTGCATCAGCTACTCAGTGCCAAGTGGTTATGGACAGACAGATGACAGTTCAAAATGTGTTGAACATTACATCTCTATCCCAATCTAAGGCTAGGCTAAGGTCAGTGTTGAATAGCACTAGGCATATTTACATGAATAAAAGATAGCTCTAAAAGATGTGCACTAGCTCCTAGACTTGTGTTAACTGTCTCTGAACTAGTTGATGTGAGTATTATGAGGTTCATTCAAGTACTTTTTACCGCACATGGAATCTTCCAAACAACGGCTGAACTGATAGTGTTTTTTCCAACCTCAACATTGACGGAATCAATAGTACTGATGGAGCTATGCTGTAAAGACGACTGTAAAAGACTGTGAAAACTGTAAAGTCAAATGCTACTATAATACTTTCTAGCCATATTCCACTTAGTGCTGGCTGCATACTGACTTATTAAGTAATACTTATTGTGATATTACATTTGACTTGCTTCAACACAATTTgcacaaaaactatttcacatagaGACATCCATTAGAAATAATGGagaataactaaaatattaactTTCAATCTTTTTGCACATTTGTTACAAGAGTACTAATGTCTGAGTGTGGCAGGTTGCACTGTGGGAGCCATTATAAAACTTTTAAACCTGCCTACAGCTGGTATTAGTGTAGTAAATTGTACTTACACACCTACTTACTTGTAACTATATAAAAGTGGCGCAAATCGAATGTTATTCCATTTATATTTCTACATATTCgcgtcatttattttaaaattgtgcTACTTAATTAGAAGCAATATCTTGTATCTATAGCTagaagaccttgtgcaaggtccgcccggattgctacctccatcttgctcgctaatcctatcgtgaagcagcagtgcttgcactgttgtgtttcggcgtggagagtaagacagccggtgaaattactgacacttgaggtatcccatcttaggcctctaagttggcaacgcatctgaaatacccctggtgttgcagatgtttatgggcggtggtgatctcttaccatcaggagacccacttgattgtttgccatccagtccaataaaaaaaagaaaaaaaaaagatagttaATTGTAAAACGACCTGTTAATAGTAGGAGAGGATGTCTTATTTTATGAAGATAATTAGACACAAACTGCCTGAAGTTGCCCAAGGATGCTATTGAGGACAACAAGACTTATTTTTGTTTAGACTTCTTATGATTTGATTTATGATGGAATGATGGATGATGGAAATGAATATTGTGTTTAGAGTTATTAGCTTGTTAACTACACATGTAACGAGTAATAATGAATCAATAcaagtaaaatgtaaaattttatcttgaaaatttatagataaaattattaaagcATTGAGTAAAGTGttgatatttttctattttaatgttgttttatttGGAATGGAAAGGgatagttttgaaataaatgaaaagaaagaaaacttgCAGgtctatttgttttatattatgtacgATTTATTGATATCAGTGATGGGCGGTATTGACAATAATCGCTTGTTGATATTTAGTCACAACAGTAGGACTTAACGGAAAAAACATTGAGTAGGTATAGTGGGAATTTTTTGAGATATCTCAAACTCGTTAACAGCCCACCTTTCGAACAGTCATTTTATTCTTTTGTGCCCTCAACCGCATAATCCTCAGTTTACTTAAAATTAccggaaatataaaataaaatagttcacgGCAATAACGACTTATATTATATGGTCatttatatttcatttataGTATAAATTACACAATTACATATAAGAATAATACATTCTTAGACTGACAGCATTCTGTATGAACAAATATCACATTTGGTAGACACAGTACTAGAAGTACTACCAAATGTACAACAAATCAAGTCTACTTGAATAGTTTTGACCATCTGGATTGGTCAACACAATTTATGAGAAGTATTAgttaaaaacgaataattacgatattaatatttatatcatTCATATCATATATAACCACACTAATCTCTATACACATACCACATCTTGGTAATAAAAATACTCAAGTCTTACTCTAATTAATTACTCATCATAGAAAAGCATGAaacacattaattattatattcaaGACTACAGTTTTCTGGGTGATGCTGTTCCACAGCGCGAGTacattaaaatacatttcataatattaatgtcttattctaaatttattatttcttattcaTTATGCCAAGCCAAAGTTGAGAACgtggaaaaaaacattaataaaaccttaatataaattactgtacgaatttaattaataagtcaccatggaaccttttcaaagccAACAGTCATTatgattttcattgttaattaatgcgatgccactattatgacgtttactgtgaaatggttccaatGGTGCCTCATGAATTTAAATAATCCTTGATCGTAGGTACAAATTTCCTTCTAACTTCCTTATAATCACGGAAAAAGTATATCGAAATGACAATAAAATGTAAGATGATTTATTTGCCTAGAAAGAAGATGTATTGACGAgatgacaaaaaataatatataatattagtgagattagcGGGATTATAAGGGCAGAattcagcaagcgcagcgtaagacaTCCACCAATGTGATGGGTGGATGACCTGGTtcaagtcgcgggttcacggtggatgcaagccgcttcgaaccgaggcaactggaggtctatgggggaggcccatgtccaacagtggtcgtcctatggctgatgatgatgaagggcaGAATTCTCTTGAAATATGTTACAAGAGTTGGCTTGGCTTGGTTGGCTTGGCTCAGCAtgactaaactaaataaaaccgaTTTCAAATAAACAAATCGCGTGGAAATAGcaagatgtaaaaaaaaattctccTAAACTTGTAGACTCTAGAGTAGAATTTCGTGGagaaatattatacttaattaaggAAACTTAGATAGATTTTCTAGTCCATACTTAATTTTGCGGTGCAGCTGTACCGTTTGTTCTTATTTGCGTCTTGAATGATAATCCACTTTCAGAACTGAAGTGGAGCTTTAGTGTCATGAAGATATTCGCCATGGTTTACCAGAAGGCTtacctgaaataaaataattgatttatatcatttaggggctgtttcaccatccattgattagcgttaaccgacggtttaatgtgatgccgtctccgtctattcaaacaaaacaaatagagacggcatcacacctaaccgccagttaacactaatcaatggatggtgaaacagccccttaaagttgtttgttgttacaaatatgtatgttttaGATATGTATTCAAAGCTGTGACTAAAGAGCTGCAATTCTGACGTCTTTTACTTATATATCAAAGGAAGACCTTAATTTTTCTGTATTAACTTATTTTACTTAAGGGAGTCGATAGGTCAAGGACTTTTGGGTTATAACTGATTAGATAAACCCATTGGACTataacaacaattaaaatattagtttttaaaacaGCAATATTCACTAGTTGGTCCTTCCAGTCGATATTAGCCACGGAAAAAAATACTGACCTCATTCTTTATTCCCCTCTTCTTCTTCGTCATCCCAGTCACTGACTAGACTCTTAATTTTATCATCCTTCTTAGGCACGTCTTTCTCCACTGAGGCTTCATCAGCTTCTGCACTGGCACCATTCTCACCATCTTCAGTATTATCTGCTGTCTCTAAAGTCCCTTCTGCGTTTTCATTTCCATTCCCTTCCTGTGAATCATTTTCGTCCCAGTCATTAAGTAATGATGAAATTTTTTCTGGGCACGGAGGGACTGCATCGTCTGGCGAGTTTTCATGTAATTCTTGTGCAGTATTCATTTCTTCTTGTATGGGACTGCCACATTCTTCTATTGCTTCAATGGCAACTATTTGAGTCATTTGCTTTTCCATTTCCTGTTGGATGTTTTCTATAGA includes:
- the LOC141439488 gene encoding ubiquitin-conjugating enzyme E2 J2-like, which codes for MAKTKVTGATSRLKQDYLRLKNDPVPYVTAEPVPSNILEWHYVVRGPEKSPYEGGYYHGKIIFPREFPFKPPSIYMITPNGRFKTNTRLCLSITDFHPDTWNPAWSISTILTGLLSFMLEKTPTWGSIETSDYQKRCLAAESLEINIKNKMFCELFPDFVEEIEQQLKERQEAMLHAETPAGDGEPLTETQSNMYYIMTNLFVLVGFIFLAYMVKYVLVSISND